The Candidatus Methylomirabilota bacterium genome includes a window with the following:
- a CDS encoding YciI family protein yields MPTYLAVRRVRGPAWNRALPMRSQAAWAEHAVFMNALAAEGFVVLGGPLGSGEEVLLVIDAPTEETARARLAADPWSTAGLLEIASVEPWAVLLDGRVPG; encoded by the coding sequence GTGCCGACGTATCTTGCGGTGCGGCGCGTGCGGGGGCCGGCCTGGAACCGGGCGCTCCCCATGCGCTCGCAGGCCGCGTGGGCCGAGCACGCCGTCTTCATGAACGCGCTCGCCGCCGAAGGGTTCGTCGTCCTCGGCGGGCCGCTCGGCTCGGGCGAGGAGGTGCTGCTCGTCATCGACGCGCCCACCGAGGAGACGGCGCGGGCGCGTCTCGCCGCCGATCCCTGGAGCACCGCGGGCCTGCTGGAGATCGCGAGCGTCGAGCCGTGGGCCGTGCTGCTGGACGGCCGCGTCCCCGGCTGA
- a CDS encoding nuclear transport factor 2 family protein gives MTPHKETVQRYMDGFRTGDHALVLSCLTDDVEWMIPGAFHLCGKEAFDGEIENDAFVGRPTIEVTRLVEEGDVVVAEGTVRSARRDGGTLNAVFCDVFVMRDEKIRRLTSYLMELGA, from the coding sequence GTGACGCCGCACAAAGAGACCGTGCAGCGGTACATGGACGGCTTCCGGACGGGCGATCACGCCCTGGTGCTGTCCTGTCTCACCGACGACGTGGAGTGGATGATTCCCGGCGCGTTTCACCTTTGCGGCAAGGAGGCCTTCGACGGCGAGATCGAAAACGACGCGTTCGTCGGCCGTCCGACCATCGAGGTCACGCGTCTGGTCGAGGAGGGCGACGTGGTGGTCGCGGAGGGCACCGTGCGATCGGCGCGGCGGGACGGCGGCACGCTGAACGCCGTCTTCTGCGACGTCTTCGTGATGCGCGATGAGAAGATCAGGCGTCTGACCTCGTACCTGATGGAGCTCGGGGCGTAG
- a CDS encoding carbon-nitrogen hydrolase family protein yields the protein MIIGLASPRVATSLEDGLDRIERLLSEAAAQGARIVCFPEAYLPGLRGQDFDVLPFERKDEERVLDAAAALARKHAVATILGMERLTDRGRQIVAVVIDAQGRIQGYQTKTQLDPSEDRFYVPGHGRRLFEVDGVTFGVAICHEGWRYPETVRWAAARGARIVFHPQHTGNERAGIRLTRWGQREAPYYEQAMLMRSRENTIYFGSVNYALRYPESATSLIGPSGECQAYLPYGQEGVLVQALKLEDATGLLASRYAPERYREEP from the coding sequence ATGATCATCGGCCTGGCATCGCCTCGCGTCGCCACCTCGCTCGAGGACGGCCTGGACCGGATCGAGCGGCTCCTGTCCGAGGCCGCCGCGCAGGGCGCCCGGATCGTGTGCTTCCCCGAGGCGTACCTGCCGGGACTGCGCGGCCAGGACTTCGATGTGCTGCCCTTCGAGCGGAAGGACGAGGAGCGGGTGCTCGACGCCGCGGCGGCCCTGGCCCGCAAGCACGCGGTGGCCACGATCCTCGGCATGGAGCGGCTCACCGACCGCGGGCGCCAGATCGTGGCGGTGGTCATCGACGCGCAGGGTCGGATCCAGGGCTACCAGACGAAGACGCAGCTCGATCCGAGCGAGGACCGGTTCTACGTGCCCGGCCATGGCCGGCGGCTCTTCGAGGTGGATGGCGTCACGTTCGGGGTGGCGATCTGCCACGAGGGCTGGCGGTATCCGGAGACGGTGCGGTGGGCGGCGGCACGCGGCGCCCGGATCGTGTTCCATCCGCAGCATACCGGCAACGAGCGGGCCGGTATCCGGCTCACACGGTGGGGGCAGCGCGAGGCGCCGTACTACGAGCAGGCCATGCTCATGCGCAGCCGCGAGAACACCATCTACTTCGGCAGCGTGAACTACGCGCTGCGCTACCCGGAGTCGGCGACCAGCCTCATCGGGCCGTCCGGCGAGTGCCAGGCGTATCTGCCCTATGGCCAGGAAGGCGTCCTGGTGCAGGCGCTCAAGCTCGAGGACGCCACCGGCCTGCTGGCGTCCCGCTATGCCCCCGAGCGCTACCGCGAGGAGCCGTGA